Proteins encoded within one genomic window of Equus caballus isolate H_3958 breed thoroughbred chromosome 20, TB-T2T, whole genome shotgun sequence:
- the OR12D2 gene encoding olfactory receptor family 12 subfamily D member 2 (The RefSeq protein has 2 substitutions compared to this genomic sequence) translates to MLNQTSITEFLLLGVTDIQVLQTFLFVVFLAIYFANVTGNGAILMVVISDPRLHSPMYFFLGNLSCLDICYSTVTLPKMLENFLSTHKVISFLGCISQLHFFHFLGSTEAMLLAVMAFDRFVAICKPLHYPLIMNHQLCTQMAITIWTIGFFHALLHSIMTSRLNFCGSNHIHHFFCDVKPLLELACGNTELNQWLLNTVTGTIAMGPFFLTLLSYFYIITHLFFKTRCCSMLHKALSTCASHFMVVILFYAPVLFTYIRPASSSSVDQDRIIAIMYSVVTPVLNPLIYTLRNKEVEGALSRVIRMRF, encoded by the coding sequence ATGCTGAATCAAACCTCAATCACAGAATTTCTCCTTCTGGGAgtaacagacatccaagtactgCAGACTTTTCTCTTCGTGGTTTTCCTAGCAATTTATTTTGCCAATGTGACTGGGAATGGAGCCATCCTGATGGTTGTCATCTCTGATCCAAGACTCCATTCCCCTATGTATTTCTTCTTGGGAAATCTCTCATGTCTAGATATCTGCTACTCCACAGTGACACTGCCAAAGATGCTGGAGAACTTCCTCTCTACACACAAAGCAATTTCTTTCTTGGGGTGCATCAGCCAGCTTCACTTCTTCCACTTTCTGGGCAGCACTGAGGCCATGTTGTTGGCTGTAATGGCCTTTGACCGCTTTGTGGCTATCTGTAAACCACTTCATTACCCTCTAATCATGAATCATCAGCTCTGTACCCAGATCGCTATCACTATCTGGACCATTGGGTTTTTCCATGCCCTGCTGCACTCCATAATGACCTCTCGCTTGAACTTCTGTGGTTCCAACCATATCCATCACTTCTTCTGTGATGTTAAGCCATTACTGGAGTTGGCCTGTGGGAACACTGAGCTCAACCAGTGGCTGCTCAATACTGTCACAGGGACCATTGCCATGGGCCCATTCTTTCTAACACTTCTCTCCTATTTCTACATTATCACCCATCTCTTCTTCAAGACCCGTTGTTGCAGCATGCTTCACAAAGCACTGTCCACTTGTGCCTCTCACTTCATGGTAGTTATTCTTTTCTATGCTCCTGTTCTCTTCACCTATATTCGTCCTGCTTCAAGCAGCTCTGTGGACCAGGACCGGATCATTGCCATCATGTACAGTGTGGTCACTCCTGTACTAAACCCACTGATCTATACGTTGAGGAATAAGGAAGTAGAGGGAGCCTTGAGTAGAGTGATCAGAATGAGGTTCTAA